A window of Micromonospora sp. WMMC415 genomic DNA:
GTCGTGCCGGTGCGACCCGGGCGGCGCCGGCGCGACGACCACCGGCTCGTGGCCGCGGGCGACGAGGTGTTCCGCCGCCCGGACCACCGAGTGTGCGACACCGTTCACGTCCGGCGGGAACGACTCGGTGACGATGGCGATGCGCATGCCCTCACCGTGCGGGTGCCACGGGTGCGCCAGACGACGGGACATTGACCGCCCGGCGAACAGTTCGGCAAGAGCCGCCGCGCGGGTGGGCGTCAGACCTCGTAGCTGGCGCCGGGCCGGACGACCTCGAGCGGGCCGGCGTACGCGGCGGCGGCGGACGCGACGGTGTGCGCCTCGCTGCCCCAGGCCGCCACCAGGTGGGTCAGCAGCAGTCGGCCGACGCCCGCCTTGGTGGCCGCCTCGCCCGCCTCCCGGCCGGTGAGGTGCAGGTCCGGTGGGTTGTCCACGCCGTCGAGGTAGCTCGCCTCGCAGAGGAACACGTCGGCGTCCTGGGCCAGCCGCAGCAGGGCGTCGCACGGCGCCGTGTCCGACGAGTAGCAGAGGACCCGCCCGCCGTGCTCCACCCGCACCCCGTACGTCTCGATCGGGTGGTTCACCCGGTCGACGGTGACGGTCAGCGGGCCGATCGGGAAGGTCCCCGGCTGGAGGGCGTAGAACTGGTAGACGTCCTCGACGGTGGCGTCCTCCTGCCCGTACGCGGCGGCGAGCCGGTCCGGCGCGCCGGCCGGGGCGTACACCGGCAGCGGTGGGTAGGGGCCGTCGGGGGCGTACCGGCGCACGACCACGTACGACGCGGCGTCGAGGATGTGGTCGCAGTGCAGGTGGGTGAGGAGGATGGCGTCGGGGGCGTGCAGCCCCGCGTACCGCTGGAGCGTGGACAGCGACCCGGACCCGAAGTCCACCAGGAGCTTGAAACCCTCGGCCTCGACCAGGTACGCCGAGCAGGGGGCCTCGGGGCCGGGAAAACTCCCCGCGCAGCCCAGGACGGTCAGTCGCATCGAGTTGTCTCGCTGTCACGCTGGGTAGCTGCCGCGCCGGCCGTCTCTCCGCGGAGCATGATCTCTACCGACGCGTACGCCACGCTGCGCAGCCTACGCTCGCGTACGCGAACGCATGAATCATCCGCAGGAAGATGTCACGAACGTGACACCCGCTCCCGGTGCCCGCCCCGACGCGACCGACCGGCACGACCACGCCCCGTGCACACGCGGGCCCGGCGGGGGCCCCGGCACCGGCCGGCGCCCCGTCCGCGCTGCTCGTCCGGTCAGGCCCAGAGCTGGCCCTCCAGGGCGTCCTCCGCGTCCCCGAGGGTGCCCCCGTACGCCCCGGTCGACAGGTACTTCCAGCCGCCGTCGGCCACCACGAAGGCCACGTCGGCGCGGCGCCCCTCGCGGACCGCCTCGTGCGCCACCGCCAGGGCGGCGTGCAGGATCGCGCCGGTCGAGAACCCGGCGAAGATGCCCTCCACCTCCACCAGCTGGCGCGTCCGCAGCACCGCGTCCCGCGTCCCGACGGAGAAGCGCCGGGTGAGCACGGTCGCGTCGTACAGCTCCGGGACGTAGCCCTCGTCGATGTTGCGCAGTCCGTAGACCAGCTCGCCGTAGCGCGGCTCGGCCGCGACGACCTGGATGCCCTCGACCTTCTCGCGCAGGTAGCGCCCGGTGCCCATCAGCGTGCCGGTGGTGCCCAGACCGGCCACGAAGTGGGTGATCGTGGGCAGGTCGTGCAGCAGCTCGGGACCCGTGGTCTCGTAGTGCGCACGGGCGTTCGCCTCGTTGCCGTACTGGTACAGCATCACCCAGTCGGGATGCTCCGCGGCGATCTGCTTGGCGGTGGCGACCGCCTGGTTGGAGCCACCCGCCGCCGGCGAAAAGATGATCTCCGCCCCGTACATGCGCAGCAGCTGGACCCGTTCGGTGGACACGTTCTCCGGCATCACGCAGACCAGCCGGTACCCGCGCAGCTTCGCCACCATGGCCAGCGAGATCCCGGTGTTGCCGCTGGTCGGTTCGAGGATGGTGTCGCCCGGCCGCAGCCGGCCGGCCTCCTCGGCCGCCCGGACCATGAACAGGGACGCCCGGTCCTTGATGCTGCCGGTCGGGTTCCGGTCCTCCAGCTTGGCCCACAACCGCACCGGCGGTGCCCCGTCGGGCACCGTCGGCGACAACCGGGGCAG
This region includes:
- a CDS encoding MBL fold metallo-hydrolase, with the translated sequence MRLTVLGCAGSFPGPEAPCSAYLVEAEGFKLLVDFGSGSLSTLQRYAGLHAPDAILLTHLHCDHILDAASYVVVRRYAPDGPYPPLPVYAPAGAPDRLAAAYGQEDATVEDVYQFYALQPGTFPIGPLTVTVDRVNHPIETYGVRVEHGGRVLCYSSDTAPCDALLRLAQDADVFLCEASYLDGVDNPPDLHLTGREAGEAATKAGVGRLLLTHLVAAWGSEAHTVASAAAAYAGPLEVVRPGASYEV
- a CDS encoding PLP-dependent cysteine synthase family protein, with amino-acid sequence MARYDSLLDACGGTPLVGLPRLSPTVPDGAPPVRLWAKLEDRNPTGSIKDRASLFMVRAAEEAGRLRPGDTILEPTSGNTGISLAMVAKLRGYRLVCVMPENVSTERVQLLRMYGAEIIFSPAAGGSNQAVATAKQIAAEHPDWVMLYQYGNEANARAHYETTGPELLHDLPTITHFVAGLGTTGTLMGTGRYLREKVEGIQVVAAEPRYGELVYGLRNIDEGYVPELYDATVLTRRFSVGTRDAVLRTRQLVEVEGIFAGFSTGAILHAALAVAHEAVREGRRADVAFVVADGGWKYLSTGAYGGTLGDAEDALEGQLWA